AACTGTACAtaacttttgaaagaaaaaagcCATATTGACTGACCCCCGTCTCCTTCACAAAAGGCATATACCGTAACCTccaaatttcaaccaaaatatcTACCATGGCCTCCACAAAGATGAAGTAATAACAGTAAACATCACCGCCAGCATAATCCAAACTTATAAAACACACTAGAAGTTGGGCTGATCGTACAAAAGGGTGTTACAACTGGAAATCAAACATGGTACAAAGTATACTGTTATTTTCACCAAGTACATtaacacttttgcaacaaattaCAACAAAGCATCTTAAACTCTATGATTGAAGGATAAAGCGACGAAGGACAACGGTGAGGCAACAAgaggaggaaaaagaaaaaaaacaaataataactGTCCAATGTGCTGAAACAGCTCCCTGCATCTCCTTGGTTATAATGAAGAGTTGCACAATGACTGCAACAGACTCAATCTTTAGGCAACTCTAGGGAAGAGAACTACTAGTATCAACCAAAATCTTCTCTACTATTCACATGCCAACTTTGTGTCAAAGCTGCTCAAACAGATGGCAAAAGCCTGAAATGCAGACAAAGGATACCGGTAATCCATTGTAAACATATCTTTGCCGACCTTACCAAACTGCAAGATAATCTTGTCATGATCTGATGATGACTGAGCCGGTTGTGCTGGTGTTGGGGCACCGGCTGCACGCTGTGTAGCAGCAATCAGCTGGAAATTCTTGACAGAAGCGACGGTTACCCTCCCTCTGAAATTCAGACACCAACACTGCAGCTGTTCATGCCATCTAGGCGGCTTGTTCCGGAGAACCAAAGGTCTAGCCTtcccttcttcatcttcttcacttgGACCCCCAATATCTGAAAACCGAGCGCTGCTGAATTCTGTTGAAGTATCAATTGATTTTGAGAAGGACATGCTCCGAAATGAGTCTTCATGATTGGGAGGGAGAAGTTCAGGTTGGCCAGGGACAGTTCCCCCCGGTTCAAGGGCCGAGGCAGGGACTGAGTGCATGACACAATTCATCCTACGTGGGCCCCTGGTGCCGAGCACATTCAGTTCATAGGTAACCTGTGCAATTTTGTAGGTTCCTGTAGGGACTTTGGGAGAAACTTTCTTGGAGTTGAATCTCCGGCTTCCACCAGGTGGGGGTATACTAGAACTGTTGTACGGTGGCTGGGTATCATAAATTATGAACTTCGTGCCCAGAAAATTTGACCTAAAAAGAAGAAATGGAAACAGTTAAAAAGCCTCTTGCAATTGGACTGAAGCGGAAACTTGCATCTGAATTATCATGTCCATTAACGGCTAAATTCATTATGACAAATTCCATCACATTACACATAATAATATTCACATGTTTAACAAATTATTCACCTTTTTTCTAAGACAATTCAGGGAATAAAAGATCGAACAAATTAAGGAATATGACCCAAATAGGATATCAGGACAGGCTCAATATTAGACATGACTGGCACATGATCCATCCGTTGCCTGTCAAATTGCTACCATAGCAATTTACAGCATTGCAGAGTGAAACATATAAAAGAGCAAACCATTTCAAATCACCAAAAATGCATCCATGCGCTCAATATTATTCAAAGCCTCATTCGACAGCCAAAAGGGATAGAATCCAGGTTGATGACTTGACTAGTTTCTTATATAGAAAGTTTATAAGCCTGATTGCCCTTAGCCTGAAAGGACAGAATCCAAGCAGAACATTGCACTAGTTTCCTCCCTCCATAAAactccctttcttttcttttcttttcttttcttttctttgaaagaAAGTTGAAGAAATCATATAACCCTCTCTTTCTTTGGATAGAACCTTGGAGATTCTATTCATCATTCCACATTTTCTACCTTGTACATTTCGTGAGCCATTTTAAATATTTATGATAACATTCCTTTAGCCAATCACGATCTCGTTTGACAACAAAACTAAAGAAATTTAAAGATTTGAACTCTCTTGAAGCATTACCTCAGTTTTCCAATATAAGATCTGCTTGACCTTGATATGTTATCTGCATTCATAGAGATGACGTACTCTGTACAAGTGGTTCTCCGATTACGCTTTGCAGAAAGAAGAAACTTTCCATTTTCTACAAGCAAGGCTGATGAAAATCAGAATGGGAAAAAACATCAGGATGCCGGGTTTTTGATGAAAACAAGGTAATATAAGTTTGTATAAACTTAAAAGGGAAATATCGAGAAGCCTCAGTCATGGTTCTGAACCATTAAATAAGAATCCTTTTCCACCATCGACAAAGTATGTATTGGTGAAAATGCAGAATTGTAACTCCTACAGTCATGACATTACACACTAGGAAGTgattaccaaaagaaaaaaaagaagaatccCACCTAAACAGAATCAAAACTGCCTGCTCTTCAAACAGTccacaaaaggagaaaaaaaacaTCCTTTTGTGAATCATCATCTGAATTTTCTGTCAATATCTGTGAAGTTCGCCTAAGCATACAAACATATATGCACAAAAATCAACCCCTCATTTGTTAGTGAGACACCTCCACAAACCCGATTCCATCTTTCACTCTGTGAAACAAAGGACTTTTGCATAATCTTGGTGGATTACGTACAGAGTAAGATGATTCTTCTGGCAACCCACAGAAATGAATCCAATCTAATCcatgatttagaaagaaaaaaaaacttttaaatcCTAAAGGATCAAATGCAAGAAAGGGAGACATCAAATGACGGTGGAAACATATGAAGCTTCACATATGAGCAAAAGATCTAAATTAGACTACATGTCAGTCCGCATAAGCGAGTAAGACAAACTTACCAGGGCTAAGGCAAAGGAAAAGTTGGTAAGTTGTATTAGCTTTGTCTCTTCGGATAAAGCACTGGATGGTTCCATCTCGAAACCCAGGCTGCAAAAGGGAATTGGATAACAAACATTACAACAATAATATAGCTCTCATTTTCCACTTTAAACCTAGTTCAAAACAATAGAGAGACAGGGGAAAACTAAAGAACGATAATCACCTGCTTAAGAGAGACGGGAAAGGTCAACTTTCCACACAACTCAGGACGCTGAACAATTTCTTTGCACATTTCCCTCCATGAGCGGCAAACAGCTGCACATGCAACAACATGTTTACGAGCAGGCCACGTACTCTCACTGGCCTCCAGTCTTTTAATTACATCACGAAGTAACTCTGGTGGGAGGCTTGCCCAACAACTGCTTTGAATGACTATAGGCTGGTCATGCAACTCATGGACAGCACTCTGAGACTTCCCTCTGTTATGACCAGACAGCCTAACCTCGAAACTCCGCCTAGATAAGCTTCCAATACTATCCCTAATATCACGAGCTATACTGCGAAAAGACATTTACTAGACCAGAACAAGGCTTCACAGGTTACCTTTTATATGTGAATCTTTTGGAGTGATGAACTCAAATCCCCAACATCCGTGCACAATAAATACCTGGAGAGGGAGTAGGGTATCAATTCAAACTATTCTGCATACCTTAAtcacaaagaaaataaaagaggtgGCCAGAGGTAGATGAGGAAAAGTACAAAGCAAGAAAAGAAGATTCCTGCAAAAGAAGGCTCTTAAAGTAGAATCCAAAACTAGAGAGTTTACTGGAGGCCTCTTTCCTACTTGTTAAAATTACATTAGGAAACAAGACTACAAGACCCTCTTCATCATTCATAAAAAGTTAAATCTAAAAAGAATTTTAACACCTCcacctcccctcccccccccctccccccacaccccaaaaaaaaaaacagaaactttatttctattaaaaaaattcCATTAGTTTGCCATGTTGAATCTTGTATCAGCTACATTTCTCTCTCATTTTCTAATCTGCTAGGGAGGGGGAGGGGGTAATACAAACTCCTTTATAAGTTTATAGCAACAGACCATCCATTAAACCAACGGCAAAAAAGAAGAGCAGAAGATACAAAAAGTTCATTTTTTGACCTGAAACAACGGCccaaaaaagggggaaaattcaATTTTTGCTACCCGGTAAGAAAACAATAACAGGAAAGATAAAAGATTTGATTTTTTCTAGCCCCATCAACAGGAAAAAGAGACAAACAGAGATATATACAAAGAAATGAAATTTCCTAAATAGTTCATAAATGTCACACTTAGGCTAATCCGGTCTCGCACATACAAAATTATGTTTAATGTTTTACTTTAAACAAAAACTGTTTGTACATACAAATTAAGCAGCAATGTTTTTAAACAAAATGTTACTTAGCTGAAAACCaggaaattttgaaagaaaaatcaaagaaatttTCTGGGTAAAAATCTTATATCATGGAAGTTTCAACAAAAAAACTAGAATGAAACCAAATAAAATACACTCTGCTACCTAAAGCAACAAAGTATTCAAAAAACTCACCATAGATCTTCTTCCTTTTTTAGCTCTCTATAACTctcttct
The nucleotide sequence above comes from Nicotiana tabacum cultivar K326 chromosome 12, ASM71507v2, whole genome shotgun sequence. Encoded proteins:
- the LOC107812383 gene encoding tubby-like F-box protein 8 isoform X2 produces the protein MSFRSIARDIRDSIGSLSRRSFEVRLSGHNRGKSQSAVHELHDQPIVIQSSCWASLPPELLRDVIKRLEASESTWPARKHVVACAAVCRSWREMCKEIVQRPELCGKLTFPVSLKQPGFRDGTIQCFIRRDKANTTYQLFLCLSPENGKFLLSAKRNRRTTCTEYVISMNADNISRSSRSYIGKLRSNFLGTKFIIYDTQPPYNSSSIPPPGGSRRFNSKKVSPKVPTGTYKIAQVTYELNVLGTRGPRRMNCVMHSVPASALEPGGTVPGQPELLPPNHEDSFRSMSFSKSIDTSTEFSSARFSDIGGPSEEDEEGKARPLVLRNKPPRWHEQLQCWCLNFRGRVTVASVKNFQLIAATQRAAGAPTPAQPAQSSSDHDKIILQFGKVGKDMFTMDYRYPLSAFQAFAICLSSFDTKLACE
- the LOC107812383 gene encoding tubby-like F-box protein 8 isoform X3; the protein is MVFIVHGCWGFEFITPKDSHIKAVCRSWREMCKEIVQRPELCGKLTFPVSLKQPGFRDGTIQCFIRRDKANTTYQLFLCLSPALLVENGKFLLSAKRNRRTTCTEYVISMNADNISRSSRSYIGKLRSNFLGTKFIIYDTQPPYNSSSIPPPGGSRRFNSKKVSPKVPTGTYKIAQVTYELNVLGTRGPRRMNCVMHSVPASALEPGGTVPGQPELLPPNHEDSFRSMSFSKSIDTSTEFSSARFSDIGGPSEEDEEGKARPLVLRNKPPRWHEQLQCWCLNFRGRVTVASVKNFQLIAATQRAAGAPTPAQPAQSSSDHDKIILQFGKVGKDMFTMDYRYPLSAFQAFAICLSSFDTKLACE
- the LOC107812383 gene encoding tubby-like F-box protein 8 isoform X1 produces the protein MSFRSIARDIRDSIGSLSRRSFEVRLSGHNRGKSQSAVHELHDQPIVIQSSCWASLPPELLRDVIKRLEASESTWPARKHVVACAAVCRSWREMCKEIVQRPELCGKLTFPVSLKQPGFRDGTIQCFIRRDKANTTYQLFLCLSPALLVENGKFLLSAKRNRRTTCTEYVISMNADNISRSSRSYIGKLRSNFLGTKFIIYDTQPPYNSSSIPPPGGSRRFNSKKVSPKVPTGTYKIAQVTYELNVLGTRGPRRMNCVMHSVPASALEPGGTVPGQPELLPPNHEDSFRSMSFSKSIDTSTEFSSARFSDIGGPSEEDEEGKARPLVLRNKPPRWHEQLQCWCLNFRGRVTVASVKNFQLIAATQRAAGAPTPAQPAQSSSDHDKIILQFGKVGKDMFTMDYRYPLSAFQAFAICLSSFDTKLACE